One region of Candidatus Methylomirabilota bacterium genomic DNA includes:
- a CDS encoding VOC family protein has translation MSGIRMRQICLVARRLEPVVEQLQSVLELPVCHRDPGVGKYGLENALFPIGDKFLEVVAPVRDGTTAGRYLDRRGGDGGYMVITQCDDLAPRRKRCEALSVRIANEIGYPEYHELQLHPRDVGAAMLSFAWQAGARAPGGPWHPAACHGEGEPGGGASLIRAMTAAELQSEDPDRLARRWSDLIERPVRVQDGQRLIALDDATLRFTEATDGRGEGLAGLDLMCADPARRGLVLISGIRFRLLA, from the coding sequence ATGAGCGGCATCCGCATGCGGCAGATCTGCCTGGTGGCCCGCCGGCTCGAGCCGGTGGTGGAGCAGCTGCAGTCGGTGCTCGAGCTGCCGGTGTGTCATCGCGATCCCGGCGTCGGCAAGTACGGGCTCGAGAACGCGCTGTTCCCGATCGGCGACAAGTTCCTGGAGGTGGTCGCGCCGGTGCGCGACGGTACCACCGCCGGCCGCTATCTGGACCGGCGCGGCGGCGACGGCGGCTACATGGTGATCACCCAGTGCGACGATCTGGCGCCGCGCCGCAAGCGCTGCGAGGCGCTGTCCGTGCGCATCGCCAACGAGATCGGCTATCCGGAGTACCACGAGCTGCAGCTCCACCCCCGCGACGTGGGCGCCGCGATGCTCTCGTTCGCCTGGCAAGCGGGCGCTCGCGCGCCGGGCGGGCCGTGGCACCCGGCGGCCTGCCACGGCGAGGGCGAGCCCGGCGGGGGCGCGAGCCTGATCCGGGCCATGACCGCCGCCGAGCTGCAGAGCGAGGACCCCGACCGGTTGGCGCGCCGCTGGAGCGACCTGATCGAGCGCCCGGTGCGCGTGCAGGACGGCCAACGCCTGATCGCCCTCGATGACGCGACGCTGCGTTTCACCGAGGCGACCGACGGGCGCGGCGAAGGCCTCGCCGGCCTTGACCTGATGTGTGCCGATCCGGCCCGCCGCGGCCTCGTCCTCATCAGCGGGATCCGCTTCCGCCTGCTCGCCTGA